A genomic stretch from Methanomassiliicoccales archaeon includes:
- a CDS encoding CDP-2,3-bis-(O-geranylgeranyl)-sn-glycerol synthase: MDLLHVALSGLWLMLPSLIPNPAAVIFGGGPPIDFGKSSRGKRILGDGKTWLGLIGGVSAGLSLGIIMLMIAFSFDPQDLWGFESCSRGFGIIFVLSFGSLLGDMGGSFIKRRLGIERGAKAPVLDQYDFLVGSIVLVVIFYPDWFINNFIVGERILSLITLIIAVPILHRIVNIIGYKLGKKSVPW; the protein is encoded by the coding sequence ATGGATTTGTTGCATGTCGCTTTAAGCGGCCTCTGGTTGATGCTACCTTCTTTGATTCCTAATCCCGCCGCCGTGATCTTTGGTGGCGGACCCCCCATCGATTTTGGCAAGAGTTCTCGTGGAAAGAGAATTCTCGGTGATGGTAAAACGTGGCTCGGTCTCATTGGTGGCGTCTCAGCGGGGTTATCTTTAGGCATTATCATGTTGATGATCGCATTCAGTTTTGATCCCCAGGATCTCTGGGGGTTTGAATCTTGTTCAAGAGGTTTTGGGATCATTTTTGTGCTGTCATTTGGTTCTCTGCTCGGCGATATGGGAGGGTCGTTCATTAAACGACGCCTTGGCATTGAAAGAGGTGCGAAGGCGCCAGTACTCGATCAATATGACTTTCTTGTAGGGTCGATCGTCCTCGTGGTCATCTTTTATCCAGATTGGTTCATCAACAACTTCATTGTCGGTGAACGTATTTTATCGTTGATTACATTGATTATTGCCGTTCCGATTCTTCACAGGATCGTGAATATCATAGGATATAAATTAGGTAAGAAGAGTGTTCCTTGGTGA
- a CDS encoding ATP-dependent DNA helicase — protein MNLFPYRPRPGQREMVEDIAAAVRSKQHIIIESGTGTGKTICALVGCLSASLDSGKKILYLTRTNSQQQQVLKELRRINEIRSVYGLGLQGRQSTCPLARRDPELRSGTPEELSRLCTEKKRRTIDELEGGCRFYEQTIAMAFDEIERYVFSEIPTVEEFVDYCDRRGICPYELAKELASKATVVTAPYAYFFVQFIRDTLLDWMSVPISDLVVIVDEAHNLPDYAREVKTLNLSRKALRHVEKEVNEFGNLEILDGVSILDIVSAMDEALDSAVEEYLLDEDGLLPTNFLEERLLHAFTLTSKMLELATRELMVQGEIIRERKKEAGRLPRSYIFSLGAFLNFWMNIEERYYVKLILGGDNPSFESYCLDPSIAAAPLLDCAASVHMSGTLSPLIEYRDSLGLPSSSPMKSFPSPFPKRNRRIFFVDDVTTKYEDLAQDQEIVEKIEDYIVNICNGVRRNTVVFFPSFNLLQRFLSDGILYRIKRKVHIEERGMSQSDLMETVTRFREGAEQGAVLFAVVGGRVSEGLDFPDRELELAFIVGIPYPKPTAKQRALLHYYEMKFGRGWEYTVRAPAYRRMLQAIGRLIRTDTDIGVAIILDRRAKQFSDRIELELTQDALGDVLRFFEEREKEGRVSSEKTKMRKVHTNTSE, from the coding sequence ATGAATCTTTTCCCGTATCGTCCGAGACCAGGCCAGCGTGAAATGGTCGAAGATATTGCCGCTGCGGTAAGGAGTAAACAGCATATTATCATCGAATCTGGCACGGGGACCGGAAAAACGATATGTGCGCTTGTAGGTTGCTTGAGCGCATCGCTTGATAGCGGGAAGAAGATTCTGTATTTAACGCGGACAAATTCTCAGCAGCAACAGGTGTTGAAAGAGCTTAGGCGGATCAACGAGATACGCTCTGTTTACGGACTTGGCCTCCAGGGAAGGCAAAGTACCTGCCCGCTTGCGCGACGAGATCCAGAGCTGAGGTCTGGTACGCCAGAGGAACTTTCAAGGCTCTGTACAGAAAAGAAGAGGCGCACAATTGATGAACTCGAAGGCGGGTGCAGGTTCTACGAACAAACGATCGCTATGGCTTTCGATGAAATCGAAAGATATGTGTTCTCTGAGATTCCAACCGTGGAGGAATTTGTGGATTATTGTGATAGAAGGGGTATCTGTCCGTACGAACTCGCAAAAGAGCTAGCTTCAAAAGCGACAGTTGTAACGGCGCCTTATGCATACTTCTTCGTTCAATTCATTAGGGACACGCTTCTCGATTGGATGTCCGTGCCAATTTCGGATCTGGTTGTCATTGTCGATGAAGCTCATAACCTTCCAGATTATGCGAGAGAAGTGAAGACGCTGAATCTATCGAGGAAGGCGCTGCGTCATGTGGAAAAGGAGGTAAATGAGTTTGGGAACCTCGAGATTCTCGACGGAGTTAGCATCCTTGACATCGTGTCAGCGATGGACGAAGCCCTCGATTCAGCGGTCGAAGAATATCTTCTCGATGAGGATGGATTGTTGCCGACGAATTTCCTTGAGGAGCGTCTATTGCACGCCTTCACTCTCACATCAAAGATGCTAGAATTGGCAACAAGAGAGTTGATGGTACAAGGAGAGATCATCAGGGAAAGAAAAAAGGAAGCGGGGAGATTACCAAGATCCTATATCTTCTCGCTCGGCGCTTTTCTCAATTTCTGGATGAACATTGAGGAGCGTTACTATGTGAAACTCATCCTCGGTGGCGATAACCCATCATTTGAGAGCTATTGTCTCGATCCGTCAATTGCGGCTGCCCCTCTCCTCGACTGCGCCGCTTCTGTGCATATGTCCGGTACGCTCTCCCCTCTGATTGAATATAGGGATTCGCTTGGTCTTCCTTCGAGTTCACCAATGAAGTCGTTTCCATCACCCTTTCCCAAAAGAAACCGTAGGATTTTTTTTGTCGATGATGTGACGACGAAATACGAAGATCTAGCGCAGGACCAAGAGATCGTGGAGAAGATTGAGGATTATATCGTCAACATTTGCAACGGGGTAAGACGGAATACCGTTGTCTTCTTTCCCTCTTTCAATCTTTTGCAGCGCTTTCTCTCAGACGGAATCCTGTATCGAATTAAACGGAAGGTTCACATCGAGGAGCGTGGTATGAGCCAAAGCGACTTGATGGAAACAGTGACGCGGTTCAGGGAAGGCGCAGAGCAGGGTGCCGTACTTTTCGCGGTTGTGGGCGGAAGGGTTAGCGAAGGTCTTGATTTTCCAGATCGGGAACTTGAACTCGCATTTATCGTAGGTATTCCTTATCCCAAGCCAACCGCTAAACAGAGGGCTCTCCTCCATTATTATGAAATGAAATTTGGTCGGGGGTGGGAATACACGGTAAGGGCGCCTGCATACCGCCGGATGCTTCAGGCCATCGGGAGGTTGATCAGAACGGACACAGATATCGGCGTTGCCATTATTCTCGATCGAAGAGCAAAGCAGTTTTCCGATCGCATCGAACTTGAGCTTACACAAGATGCCCTCGGCGATGTACTTCGTTTTTTTGAGGAAAGAGAGAAGGAGGGAAGGGTTTCAAGTGAAAAGACGAAGATGCGAAAAGTTCATACCAATACTTCAGAATAA